Part of the Cottoperca gobio chromosome 16, fCotGob3.1, whole genome shotgun sequence genome, ACAACATTTGAAAGCAGCAGCATACAATATGTCTGTCAAATTGTGCACTTCTAGAGATTAGAAATAAGTCTTGACTGGCTCTACATCTGGTGATAATTTGACTAATTTCCATATTATTTTCATCAAAAATCCTCTTAAGCATCACTAATCATCCCGtatgtctctgtctttcctgGATTTTATCCTCTTAAAACCTGCACAGAATATTGTTGTACAGACTACTCACCATGCTGATGATGTGCATGTCACCACTTTTGTAGAAGAGGTTTAGACAGTAGGACCAGTGTCATTTTTATAGTGTTCATATAGGAACTGTACTTGTGTGGGGGCGTTTGAGTTGTAAATTCTGTATTGAAAAGGTCAAATGACTTCCACATCTTAGTTTACTTATTGACACGACAGCTAAACTGAGGTGATGAGATTTGGGAAGTATTAAAGGAGGGGTTTTTGTAATTGATCAACAGAGCATcactatttttttaaatgcaggcTGTGGTTCTATCTTGTCTGTGAAAATAAACTGATTTGTCCACTCTACATAACCAGTTTCTCATTTACTggaatttattcatttaatttgacaCCCAGAAGTCCTGCTGGCCTCAGCATCTAATAGtaaatcacaataaaacacacatattccCCTTGTTTTCTCTTCTGATATTGTCTGCCCTGCTTTACTGAGTACTGTCAAGTaaagggaaaaataaataaataaaacactaaatattgaaaagaaaaagacctGAAATAATTTCCACGGTGTAAGGTCTGTGATAATGTTGTCTACATTCtacttcttgttttattttaagagcaatctgaaaaaaaatataatacagCTTAAATAAATGGTTGAATTTTAGGATATCAGATGAGAAAATTCTGCGTCATTATCTTGGAATTTTAAGGgttaaagtaaatgaaaaagcaaagaTACCTCAGTCATATCACTAATTGTATAATCTACAATCATTTCCCCATGCTTACATTAGGCTTTTATAAATGAAAAGCTTGTACAACTAAAACAATAACTTTTTAATTGTACAGTAATTTAgctacattaaatatatatttatctaaataaatcaacaatgCTGTTTTAATATATTAGAAATCATGACTCAGAAGTTTTGAaactattaaattaaaaatgtaattttgtgaAATGCAACGTGAAAAACACATCATTCTAATGACGTGTTTCTAATTCATGGAACATCATCAGGTGATATTTGAGAAAAACCTGAAATGAGTTTTTTGATGAGTTTGCAATAGATGGTTGTTGAAAAACCCTCAAATTTAGCAACGTAcgtatttgtcacattttgtgACAGTAAATGAGTCATTCAATATGACTACAATGAATTGCTTATATATGCTGTAATGAGTCAAACTAGTATGAACGtaacatctctctctgtttccacaGAATATGAGAACACACGGGTGTGTTTGTAATGACACACTGCAGACCACTTAATCTCCCTTTCATGTTCAATTTTGTGACTTtcttaatacataataataataataataataataataataataataataataataataataataataataataataatgataatttgtATTAATTGCCACTTTTCATTAAACCCAAAGTCACCTTACATCACAGAaaatcaacaataaaacatacaattagCAACAAAGCACCAGTAATAAAACATcatgtttcttttgtgtgaTGTTTATGAAACTTTTTATTGGCTGCCCATTTTGACCAGGACTCCCTGGCAGAAgagacattaataaataaaatataatattcaatGAAATCAACAATAAAGCATGCAATAAGCAACCGAGCATAGCTCAAAAATAAGTTTAATTGGTATTGTAGTATAAAATAAGATGCAGTTGTTGCAGTTAAAGTGAGTAAGTTGGTGTAAAAAGATCGGTTTTAGAGCAGTTTTAAATTCTGTAATGGAGTCCAGTAGATGTTAGGGGGAAGTGAGTTTGGGTGCAGCATAGGAGAAGGCCCTGGCACCCTTTATAATGCTTGTGATCTTGCATTTAAAACTGGGATACAAGAATGTTCGTGCTCATTATGTGTTCAAAGGTCGACTAACTCGCTTTCAGAGCAACATGTGGCTTAATGCTCAGAAAAGATAGTAAGTGGATCTTTGAGTTTAGATTACATTAGAAATACTGTTCCCAAAGGTCAAGAATACACCAAAATGATTCGTTTGAAATGTTACAATACTGGTGCCTGGTGGTTACAATACTGATATCTAACATTAAGGTTTTCTTatctaataaaacaaagctaacTTCTCAACTTCGTCATAGTTTAGTTTCTTAGGAAGTAGTTAGATAAAAGATATTTCTGATGAATGTAGCATGTGCGGTGAGTCAAACTCTCATTGACATACCCCAGGGAAAATATGTGATGTGGAAGAAGACGTATAAGAGCCAGACGACAATGTTGGGGATGCAAGATTGAAAGTTTCCTCTGAAGAGGATTCAGAGTGAATCAGGCCAACAACGTATGCCAGCATTCCTTCCATATCCTGACATAAAATTGGCCTTTGAGGTTTTTCTTTCCTCATCCCTAGAATACATTATACTGGACACAACCAATGTTGACCAATGTCAATAGAACATCTTCTTAAAACATCTTCTTAACATTTCTTATATACaggtatgtatatatttttataaaacggacatgtcaaatcaagcaatctgattggttcttagccgtgatataatgagcgtatatcacgggtagaattgtagttacttttcacaacaagtcagtatccctccgcgtctgagaaaaagctacaaccgttacagctgttaaattacgtccgttaagaaacaaacttacaaagctttactctgtatgggttccggtcgcgcatgcgtcaatacaagggaccgtccatttatgcaatccgtatagtacaattttctctactctggaggagtggattgatcagtgcctatctccagagaaaaaagcccctaaaagacgacatgcagagctacgtgaagagcaggtagaccaaatggaaaaaaaatgaaacgaacagaacaccgcgctagctgttagcgcgctagctgttagcacgcTAGCTGTTAACACTATGTTTTGTGcggaaggcaacggagggactattttattttgaacatcattatttcataataaaaactatttaaattggagtgtgtatttttctttcatattgccccacttggtaaccgttttataaaagcaatatctcacttcagaccgtgatatatgctcattatatcacagttaagggggttgtcgaCCCCCCGCttcgcgtcgggccgaaccacgccccttaactgtgatataatgagcatataccacggcctgtcgtgagctattgcttaaatatattatatatactgagagagagagagagagggagagagagagagagagagagcgagagagagagggagagagagggagagagagagggagagagagagagagagagggagagagagagagagagggagagagcgagcgagagagagagagagagagagagagagagagcgagagagagagagagagagagagagagagagagagagccagcgagagagacagagagagagaaagagagcgagagagagagaggtaggtgacatataaaataaagtatactCACACCTTTTAGGAGTGCAAAGTAGACAAAAGTACCAGACTCCCTTGAGACTTGTGTGGGTGACTGTTTTGCTCCAAATCAAACACAaatcttattcttattctgagTTTTTTGGCAAATAGACAAATCCAGTTGCTTATTTCtgaagaatattttttttttacaaactgaTTTTAATCAGATCATTTGACATTAGTGTTCACAAGTTACACAAGCTTAAAAAGGACCAGTCAggcatatatacaataaagatcatacattttataatataaaagtgataaaaacaaaatataaaacaaatatcacTTCATGAACTTGCAGCATTTGGAATCCAGTATTTCtgataaagtaataaaaaagcCTTTACATATTCAGAAAGTAAAATgtctattattttttaaatagaaaacaattgCACTCCTTTGTACATTCATAAAGCTgacagttaaaaaataaattctgatGAGCTTTACTTGCCAGCAGTCCAGAATAAACCAACACACAAAGGAAAACTGTAGAAAATACATGTATTTCATTATGAAACCAAATCCTTCCTCTCAATCAGCGAGAAAGcaacaatacaaaaacacaacatctgcCAGCCTATCTTCCataaaatattgtgatatttacatcttaaatagtttttcatttttcacagACTGGTCAAAAAGTTCCcaggaaaccttttttttctttttagtttcgGCCTGCCTGGAGTACACAGATGTTTGATAGTGTTTCTTTGAGGGTGAAGCTATTAGCATCCCTTGGTACCTCATATAGTCAAAACGCCCTTATTCTGGCAGAGGTGTTTTGCTAGAAGATCAGAGAGGCAAAGAAGAATCGACCTTCCCGTCTTGCCCTTTGTTTTACAGTTAGGCACTATATGCATAGCTTGATATCATTTGATGATATCCTAAAGACCTGATATTATCATGTTACCCATGTCTGTTACTCTTTCACATACATTTATCCCCCCTGCTCACTAACTGTGtatccttttgtgtgtgtgtgtgtgtgttctttatcTGAATGCATTAGTGTCTGGGTATGCTATAGATGGCATATATTCCTGCTTGTACCTCCCAAATCTCTACTCATTTAATGGCTTATGAGCCTTAAAACATGAATCGTCGTGAAGCATACTAACAAATATCTTCTCATACATCTTGTGCGCGGAAGTGGTTCCTATGATCCGGCCAATCTTCTTCAGGACTTTCAGTAGATAGCGTGGCGCCCCGTGGCTGCGCAGCACCCTCAGACTGTGAGACAGACCTTTAGCTAGATCCATGTCGTAGTTTGCTGTCTTCCAGAGGTGAAGAAGCTGCAGGATGTACTGCCTGGGCAGGCAAGTAGAGACCACGGCCCGGACATCCTCCTGCTGAACTTTGACCCCCGGCAGACTGTTGGTGACCTTCAGGAGGTCATCTAGGGTCAGATTCTTTAGGCCGTTGCAGCGGGAGACTTTCCTCTCACAGAGGTTAACGTCTAAAGGGACAGGGTGGAAACATTAATACACAAATCCCGATCTTGAATAGGAACtgtctaaaacaaaaaaagtgcaCTTTTCTTTTGTACCTTGTATGATGCTGTACATCTTGTCCTGGTCTTTGTTCTGCTCCCTCCACAGTCGCAGCAGCTGGAGGACCTGCTGCTGGGGAGAGCAGGccttcttcagcttctccagGCTCTTATGATCCACCCTCCGCCCGGGAAGACTCTCTAACAGCCGCTCCACAGGGACCGAGGACAGtcgcagggaggagagggactGGAAGACTGCCTCCTCACACAGGGTCACATCTGAGTGATTGTTAAAGAAACAGTGGACAGTGGGCTTAAAACATTTTGATGAACTGTATCACAATAGAAAGCTTCATAGCAGTGGGCACATTATACAATTAGAACGACGGCCAAGtcaatgaaaaatatattcttCACAGAgatttttaaacatgtggtaCACAGGTGATGTTTAGAATAGATTGGGATTACATTGTTTGTCAGTCCCATTGGTCTATTACATGTCTGGATTTTTTTAAACGTGTGTGAGTATTGAGACTGTTGGCTTGTAATTTGATCATAGC contains:
- the LOC115021441 gene encoding tumor necrosis factor receptor superfamily member 11B-like isoform X2, with amino-acid sequence MYASRLLTASLSWAFQQQAVLPQYQYRDPVTSDLLLCDQCPPGTAVRRHCTADTPTECQACPERHFAENWHWGDTCQYCTSVCKERQLVKQQCNSTHDQLCECAPGFHLVVEFCITHSYCPPGYGVTASGTPVSDTACERCPAGHFSSSDSSSESCQHHRNCSDLGLKTLRWGTSTSDSLCGTPDKTATLECSQQLTLCHTDVTLCEEAVFQSLSSLRLSSVPVERLLESLPGRRVDHKSLEKLKKACSPQQQVLQLLRLWREQNKDQDKMYSIIQDVNLCERKVSRCNGLKNLTLDDLLKVTNSLPGVKVQQEDVRAVVSTCLPRQYILQLLHLWKTANYDMDLAKGLSHSLRVLRSHGAPRYLLKVLKKIGRIIGTTSAHKMYEKIFVSMLHDDSCFKAHKPLNE